One region of Prosthecobacter debontii genomic DNA includes:
- a CDS encoding low affinity iron permease family protein yields the protein MKDLFAKMASQAARGLGHPFAFILALLIVLGWAALGPSLGYSETWQLVINTGTTIVTFLSVFLIQNSQNRESMAMQLKLDEIIRSIKAARDDIIDLEDLPEEQLEKLAEEFRQKVQRTKSQPSKKP from the coding sequence ATGAAAGATCTTTTCGCTAAAATGGCTTCCCAAGCCGCACGTGGTCTAGGGCATCCCTTTGCCTTCATTCTGGCTCTGTTAATCGTTCTCGGATGGGCAGCCTTGGGGCCATCCTTGGGCTATTCCGAAACTTGGCAGCTCGTGATCAACACGGGCACCACCATTGTTACCTTTCTGAGTGTCTTCCTCATCCAGAACAGTCAAAACCGTGAATCCATGGCCATGCAGTTGAAGCTGGATGAGATCATCCGCTCCATCAAAGCAGCGCGCGATGACATCATCGACCTCGAAGACTTACCTGAAGAACAGCTTGAAAAGCTGGCTGAAGAATTCCGTCAGAAAGTTCAACGGACCAAATCTCAACCCTCCAAAAAACCATGA
- a CDS encoding DUF3309 domain-containing protein: MNTILLVILILLLIGALPTWPYSSGWGYYPSGGLILLIVLLLIFLR, from the coding sequence ATGAATACCATCCTTTTAGTTATCCTGATTCTTCTTTTGATTGGAGCACTTCCTACTTGGCCTTACAGCTCCGGTTGGGGCTATTATCCCAGTGGTGGATTGATCCTGCTGATTGTGCTCCTCTTGATTTTCCTGCGCTGA
- a CDS encoding type 1 glutamine amidotransferase domain-containing protein: MKTPLGTKHIAILATDGFEQSELEQPMQALEKAGARVSIISPQADEIHGMHHDEKGDAFATDIRLDLADPSDFDALVLPGGLANPDTLRAMPEAVDFVRDFALRGKPIAAICHGPWLLIEAGLVDGRRLTSWPAIQTDIRNAGGEWVDEEVVVDHQLITSRQPDDIPAFNGKMIEIFAKDFHAPLGTGAVPPQDG; the protein is encoded by the coding sequence ATGAAAACACCCCTGGGCACCAAACACATCGCCATCTTGGCCACGGACGGCTTTGAGCAGTCTGAACTCGAGCAACCCATGCAAGCTCTTGAAAAGGCTGGAGCCCGAGTCAGCATCATCTCTCCACAGGCCGACGAAATTCACGGTATGCATCACGATGAAAAAGGTGATGCCTTTGCCACCGACATCCGTCTGGATTTAGCAGATCCCTCTGACTTCGACGCCCTGGTCTTGCCAGGGGGATTGGCCAATCCCGACACTTTACGAGCCATGCCTGAAGCCGTGGACTTCGTGCGTGACTTTGCCCTTCGCGGTAAACCTATCGCCGCTATCTGTCATGGACCATGGCTGCTCATCGAAGCCGGGCTCGTGGACGGTCGCCGACTGACCTCCTGGCCTGCCATCCAGACCGATATCCGAAATGCCGGTGGTGAATGGGTAGATGAAGAGGTCGTCGTGGACCACCAGCTCATCACCAGCCGTCAGCCTGACGATATTCCAGCTTTCAACGGTAAGATGATTGAGATCTTTGCCAAAGATTTTCATGCCCCCCTCGGAACCGGAGCTGTGCCGCCGCAGGATGGCTAA
- a CDS encoding response regulator: protein MRIAVVDDHSIMRAVYRSLIDDSPELDMAWSASTIDEARLHIERDDIPDIIIMDVTLPDGTGYDLVREILNEYPEVPILMVSAHEERSYAEQAAECGAKGYLVKDSSPAELMDALETVISGEVYFKPSLNAQQG from the coding sequence ATGCGAATCGCCGTTGTTGACGATCACTCCATTATGCGAGCTGTTTACCGCAGCCTCATTGATGATTCCCCCGAACTCGATATGGCCTGGAGCGCCTCTACGATAGATGAGGCCCGCCTGCACATTGAGCGTGATGACATCCCTGATATCATCATCATGGATGTCACTCTTCCAGATGGCACCGGCTACGACTTGGTCCGAGAAATCTTGAATGAGTATCCAGAGGTTCCCATCCTGATGGTGTCGGCTCATGAAGAACGATCGTATGCCGAGCAAGCTGCTGAATGCGGTGCCAAGGGATATCTCGTCAAAGACTCCTCTCCTGCTGAACTCATGGATGCTTTGGAAACAGTCATCAGTGGAGAGGTTTACTTCAAGCCTTCTCTCAATGCCCAGCAGGGTTGA
- a CDS encoding PGPGW domain-containing protein, producing MSLQSHWNQLKNGRPGKRFENFYQTRQKDRCDGDTWRRVLYVTLGIALTLVGIIMLGMPGPGLLVVAFGLALVASEFLFMARLLDRAEVLIRGSVQALKQWWHNCLPYQRSLGVMAVVILLIGMVGCAYKLWV from the coding sequence ATGTCCCTCCAATCTCACTGGAATCAACTGAAGAACGGCAGACCGGGGAAGAGGTTCGAGAATTTTTATCAAACACGCCAAAAAGACCGGTGTGATGGCGATACTTGGCGGCGTGTACTTTACGTCACCCTCGGCATTGCTCTCACACTGGTGGGCATCATCATGCTCGGCATGCCCGGGCCCGGTCTTTTAGTCGTGGCATTCGGTTTAGCCTTAGTGGCCAGCGAGTTCCTTTTCATGGCCCGATTACTCGACCGAGCCGAGGTTCTCATCCGTGGATCCGTTCAGGCATTGAAACAGTGGTGGCACAATTGCCTCCCCTACCAGCGTAGCCTGGGCGTAATGGCGGTGGTCATACTGCTCATCGGAATGGTTGGATGTGCTTATAAACTCTGGGTGTAA
- a CDS encoding DNA topoisomerase IB has protein sequence MNSTPSDAITAARAAGLRYSQDTQPGLTRQSRDSGFIYLDTHGHRLKDQEALERIQALVIPPAWTSVWICPYPNGHLQATGRDSRGRKQYRYHSQWAEHRDESKFTHMIAFARALPRIRKRVEKDLRQPGLPRTKVLAAILQLLEATLIRVGNDEYARTNRSYGLTTLHNHHVKVNSGTVRFSFRGKSGKYHQVTLKERRLAGIVKRCQDMPGQELLAYVDDTGQVHDVGSQDVNDYLRDISRGDFSAKDYRTWAGTVLAAIALQEFEEVTSESQAKKNIVSAVEAVAKMLGNTPSVCRKCYVHPIILESYFEGQTIATLKETVSGKIDRSLSKLKPEEAAVLVLLQKRLKAHRRRLSPRK, from the coding sequence ATGAATTCGACCCCGTCAGATGCTATCACGGCAGCTCGCGCAGCCGGTCTCCGATACAGCCAAGATACCCAGCCTGGACTGACGCGACAATCGCGTGATTCAGGTTTCATTTATCTGGATACCCACGGCCACCGATTGAAGGATCAAGAAGCGCTAGAAAGGATTCAGGCCTTGGTGATTCCACCCGCCTGGACCTCTGTATGGATCTGCCCTTATCCAAACGGCCATCTCCAAGCGACTGGCCGCGACTCTCGTGGGCGAAAGCAATACCGTTACCACTCCCAATGGGCCGAACATCGTGATGAAAGTAAGTTCACTCACATGATCGCCTTCGCACGTGCGCTTCCTCGTATTAGAAAACGTGTGGAGAAGGATTTGAGGCAACCAGGGCTCCCCCGCACGAAAGTCTTAGCCGCTATCCTGCAACTTCTTGAGGCCACCCTCATCCGTGTCGGCAACGACGAATATGCTCGGACTAACCGATCCTACGGTCTAACAACTCTTCACAATCATCACGTCAAAGTGAATAGTGGGACCGTGCGGTTCAGTTTCCGCGGAAAAAGTGGCAAGTATCATCAAGTCACTCTAAAGGAACGAAGGCTGGCCGGCATTGTAAAACGGTGTCAAGACATGCCGGGGCAGGAGCTTCTCGCTTATGTGGATGATACCGGACAAGTCCACGATGTCGGTTCTCAAGACGTTAACGATTACCTTCGCGACATTTCAAGGGGCGATTTCTCGGCAAAAGACTATCGGACCTGGGCGGGCACGGTTCTCGCCGCGATAGCACTCCAAGAATTTGAAGAAGTGACGTCTGAGAGTCAGGCCAAGAAAAACATCGTCTCCGCCGTGGAAGCGGTAGCGAAGATGCTAGGTAACACACCTTCTGTTTGTCGAAAATGCTATGTGCACCCAATCATCTTAGAATCGTACTTCGAGGGTCAAACCATCGCCACTCTGAAAGAAACCGTGTCTGGGAAAATCGACCGGTCTCTCTCCAAGCTGAAGCCTGAAGAAGCCGCTGTCCTCGTACTCCTTCAAAAGCGCCTCAAGGCCCACAGGCGTCGCCTGTCTCCTAGGAAATGA
- a CDS encoding ABC1 kinase family protein — MILSLNPEHLKRYKQVIALMIKHGHGDLVKSAPIVDDPLDFAPPPPVPPGAKELAKDLEALGPTFIKLGQLLSTRGDFVPLSYMEALSMLQDDIQPFAFEKVEAIVNVEIGARLSKAFRSFEPVPMAAASLGQVHYAVLRSGQEVAVKIQRPDVREQVAADLEAISEIAEFLDKHTEVGKRFEFTKIVNELRKAMLRELDYRLEAQTMRLMREKLSEFHRLVIPAPVDDYSTGRVLTMEYIDGTKITKLHPIVRLEVDGTALAEEVFRSYLHQILIVGVFHADPHPGNVFLTADNSKVALLDFGMVARIGPQMQDQLLKLLLAISEGQSDRAAEVAQGMGVEKEHFDEITFRREISELVSQQQGATVRELQVGKIVMNVTQVAARTGLSLPEELTMLGKTLLNLDLVGRTLDPHFDPNESIRRNASQLMEAKTLKSLSLGNLLNSLLDAKELIEKLPSRLNQFLEVVAGNKLKIHLDTIDEKVVMTGLQKVANRITLGLILASLIVGASMLMRVETSFRLFGYPGFAMLLFLLACGGGISLAWQIMKGDMKS, encoded by the coding sequence ATGATCCTCTCTCTCAATCCCGAACACCTTAAGCGATACAAACAAGTGATCGCTTTGATGATAAAACATGGCCATGGAGATTTGGTCAAAAGCGCGCCCATCGTGGATGATCCACTGGACTTCGCTCCGCCTCCCCCAGTGCCGCCTGGTGCCAAAGAACTGGCCAAGGACTTGGAGGCTTTGGGACCCACTTTTATTAAGCTGGGGCAGCTGCTTTCAACGCGTGGCGATTTCGTTCCGCTTTCTTATATGGAGGCTTTAAGCATGCTCCAAGATGACATCCAGCCTTTTGCTTTTGAGAAGGTGGAGGCCATCGTCAATGTCGAGATCGGTGCACGGCTGTCGAAAGCATTTCGTTCATTTGAACCGGTACCGATGGCGGCAGCCTCTCTGGGGCAAGTCCATTATGCTGTTTTGCGCAGTGGGCAAGAAGTAGCGGTCAAGATTCAAAGACCGGACGTGAGAGAGCAAGTGGCGGCGGACTTGGAAGCCATTTCTGAGATTGCTGAGTTCCTGGACAAACATACAGAAGTTGGAAAGCGCTTCGAATTCACCAAGATCGTGAATGAGCTGCGTAAAGCGATGCTCCGAGAATTGGATTATCGTTTGGAAGCTCAGACCATGCGTTTGATGAGAGAGAAGCTCTCCGAATTTCATCGCTTGGTCATCCCGGCTCCTGTGGATGATTATTCGACGGGGCGTGTGCTGACGATGGAATACATTGATGGCACCAAAATCACCAAGCTGCATCCGATTGTCAGACTTGAAGTGGATGGCACCGCACTGGCGGAAGAGGTCTTTCGATCTTATCTGCATCAGATTCTGATCGTTGGGGTCTTTCACGCAGATCCGCATCCCGGAAATGTTTTTCTGACGGCGGACAATAGCAAGGTGGCTCTGCTCGATTTCGGGATGGTCGCTCGTATCGGGCCGCAGATGCAGGATCAGTTGCTGAAGCTCTTGTTAGCGATCAGCGAGGGGCAGAGTGATCGCGCTGCAGAAGTGGCTCAGGGCATGGGGGTGGAGAAAGAGCATTTCGATGAGATCACATTTCGACGTGAGATATCGGAATTGGTGAGCCAGCAACAGGGAGCCACGGTTCGGGAACTGCAAGTGGGTAAAATCGTGATGAATGTTACACAAGTGGCAGCTCGCACGGGACTAAGCCTTCCCGAAGAGTTGACCATGCTTGGAAAGACTCTGCTAAATCTCGATTTGGTAGGCCGAACGCTCGATCCACATTTCGATCCCAACGAGTCTATCCGGAGAAACGCGAGCCAACTCATGGAGGCCAAAACGCTCAAGAGTTTGTCGTTGGGCAACTTGCTCAATTCGCTGCTGGATGCCAAGGAGCTCATTGAAAAATTGCCCAGTCGTTTGAATCAATTTCTTGAGGTCGTGGCCGGTAACAAACTGAAGATCCATCTGGACACGATCGATGAAAAAGTTGTCATGACAGGCCTGCAAAAAGTGGCTAACCGGATCACTCTGGGGCTGATCTTGGCGTCATTGATTGTGGGTGCCTCGATGTTGATGAGAGTCGAAACCAGTTTCCGTCTTTTTGGCTATCCCGGATTTGCCATGCTGCTCTTTTTGTTAGCCTGTGGTGGTGGGATTTCCTTGGCATGGCAAATCATGAAAGGAGATATGAAATCCTGA
- a CDS encoding cupin domain-containing protein — protein MKPQSIHHFQDWFEALHTTDLTQVAMMRLDPGSESGPDLDSHPSSDQVLLVIEGSIKGKVGEESIILSKGEFITIPADIPHRFYNDSDSTALTFNVYAPPAYPPNSRG, from the coding sequence ATGAAACCTCAAAGCATACACCACTTTCAGGATTGGTTCGAGGCACTCCATACCACCGATCTCACCCAAGTCGCCATGATGCGTCTCGATCCCGGCTCAGAGTCTGGCCCAGACTTAGACAGCCATCCGAGCAGTGACCAAGTCCTGCTCGTTATTGAAGGAAGTATCAAAGGAAAAGTCGGAGAGGAGTCCATCATCCTATCGAAAGGCGAATTCATCACGATACCTGCCGACATCCCGCATCGCTTTTACAATGATTCGGATAGTACGGCGCTAACTTTTAACGTGTATGCTCCACCCGCCTATCCCCCTAACAGCCGAGGATGA
- a CDS encoding phospholipase D-like domain-containing protein codes for MLHPPIPLTAEDESLHHRHGFAKFVATAAISSFVAVIFSRNFLETEKKITHNIETDYSVSDGAFVRAMSHLLGPPLLEGNKITILQNGAEVFPRMLEVIHQAKRSITFENFVWADGDVVRRFSKAFADSARRGVKVHFLQDAMGSDCLDGECMKIMKEAGVEVEIFRRYNLTHFNHRTHRKILVADGKIGFVGGVGFSDLWDGHGNLPDHWRDTQYEVQGPAVAQLQQAFLDNWIQMRAEVLHGDDYFPELLPCGNTICQIFKSSVSEGADNARLMFLLSIAAARKSIRIVNPYFIPDRLVIRLLKAALDRGVSVEIIGPSERIDQRVVRYVGRARWGGLLRHGARFFEFQPALLHSKYFVVDEQWASVGSCNLDDRSLCLNEEANLNVWDQKFARHHLQVFEEDKARSHEITWEEWRNRSLSEKILGHAAGIFRSQL; via the coding sequence ATGCTCCACCCGCCTATCCCCCTAACAGCCGAGGATGAATCTCTCCACCATCGGCATGGCTTTGCTAAATTCGTCGCTACAGCAGCAATCAGCAGCTTCGTCGCGGTGATCTTCAGTCGTAACTTTTTAGAAACCGAGAAGAAGATCACGCATAACATCGAGACCGACTACAGCGTCAGTGATGGTGCCTTTGTCAGAGCCATGAGCCATCTCTTGGGTCCACCGCTGCTTGAAGGGAATAAAATCACGATTCTTCAAAACGGAGCGGAGGTATTTCCGCGCATGCTTGAGGTCATCCACCAAGCCAAACGATCGATCACCTTCGAGAACTTCGTTTGGGCAGATGGAGATGTGGTAAGGCGATTTTCCAAGGCGTTTGCAGACAGTGCTCGACGAGGCGTCAAAGTCCATTTTTTACAGGATGCAATGGGGTCTGACTGCCTGGATGGGGAATGCATGAAAATCATGAAGGAGGCAGGCGTCGAGGTGGAGATCTTTCGACGATACAACCTGACTCATTTCAACCATCGAACTCACCGCAAAATTTTAGTCGCAGATGGAAAGATCGGTTTTGTGGGAGGCGTCGGCTTTTCCGACCTCTGGGATGGCCACGGGAATCTCCCTGATCATTGGCGAGACACGCAGTATGAAGTTCAGGGCCCCGCTGTTGCTCAACTGCAGCAGGCTTTCTTGGACAACTGGATTCAAATGCGAGCGGAAGTACTTCATGGGGATGATTACTTCCCTGAACTTCTGCCTTGTGGAAATACCATCTGCCAGATCTTCAAAAGCTCAGTCAGTGAAGGTGCTGACAACGCAAGGCTGATGTTTTTGCTGTCCATCGCAGCCGCCCGTAAATCCATCCGAATCGTCAACCCCTACTTCATCCCTGATCGACTGGTGATTCGCTTGCTCAAGGCAGCTTTGGATCGTGGTGTTTCAGTGGAAATCATCGGCCCGAGTGAGCGCATAGACCAACGCGTCGTCCGCTATGTGGGTCGCGCACGTTGGGGGGGCTTATTGCGTCACGGCGCACGCTTCTTCGAGTTTCAACCTGCCCTTCTCCATAGTAAATACTTCGTCGTTGATGAACAGTGGGCTTCCGTTGGATCATGCAACCTGGATGATCGCTCCTTATGTCTCAACGAAGAAGCAAACCTTAACGTTTGGGATCAGAAGTTCGCTCGGCATCACCTGCAAGTCTTTGAAGAAGACAAAGCGAGGTCACACGAAATCACTTGGGAGGAATGGCGAAACCGAAGCCTTTCCGAAAAAATTCTTGGTCACGCGGCCGGCATTTTCAGGTCCCAGCTATGA
- a CDS encoding endonuclease/exonuclease/phosphatase family protein, producing the protein MTYNVHGCIGTDGRLDESRIAEVILSMNPDVVALQELDVERKRSKGVHQARHLAEHLKMEFHFHPAITHLSEQYGDAVLSRLPMKLLLQGKLPTSNSRLAFEPRGALLVQLDFQDEGIHLLNTHLGLSWSERMAQIQALLGQEWADDSIRHYPFIFCGDLNALPGSLVYRTITRRLKDVQRWSLWGRPRFTFPSRWPVTRLDYIFMNSRLSVHKVIVPNTPLTQVASDHLPLVADLVLHPKE; encoded by the coding sequence ATGACGTACAATGTCCATGGCTGCATCGGAACGGATGGGCGCTTGGACGAAAGTCGAATTGCCGAAGTCATCCTTTCTATGAATCCCGACGTGGTAGCGCTTCAAGAACTGGATGTGGAGCGAAAAAGAAGTAAAGGGGTGCACCAGGCAAGACACCTTGCAGAACACTTGAAAATGGAATTTCATTTTCACCCTGCGATCACCCATTTATCAGAACAATATGGAGACGCGGTTTTGAGCAGGCTGCCCATGAAACTGCTTCTTCAAGGGAAACTGCCCACATCCAATTCAAGACTCGCGTTTGAGCCAAGGGGTGCCTTACTCGTGCAGCTGGATTTTCAAGACGAAGGCATTCATTTGCTCAATACCCACTTGGGATTGAGTTGGAGCGAGCGCATGGCCCAGATCCAAGCCTTGTTAGGCCAAGAGTGGGCGGATGATAGCATTCGTCATTACCCATTCATTTTTTGTGGCGATCTCAATGCGCTTCCCGGCTCATTGGTATATCGAACCATCACCCGACGATTAAAAGACGTGCAGAGATGGAGTTTGTGGGGAAGGCCGAGGTTTACTTTCCCCTCTCGATGGCCCGTGACGCGTTTGGACTACATCTTTATGAATTCCAGATTGAGTGTCCATAAAGTGATCGTGCCAAACACGCCCCTCACGCAAGTTGCTTCGGATCACTTGCCTCTCGTTGCCGATTTAGTGTTGCATCCGAAAGAGTGA
- a CDS encoding DUF4142 domain-containing protein: MKSYKMITLLAAFASLGFLANSIQAEDAKSTVNSTDESFVKSASQMGIGEVQVASLGVRKGARADVKELAEKMVTAHTALNAEISALAKSKNVAISTVTDPSDTETLKDLENTDTGDNFDKAFLAELESAHKDAIALFEDAAKDSADADVKNLASKALPELRSHLDMIQAAQKK, translated from the coding sequence ATGAAATCTTACAAAATGATCACCCTTCTCGCAGCCTTTGCCAGCCTCGGCTTCTTAGCCAACTCGATCCAGGCAGAAGACGCAAAAAGCACTGTGAATTCCACTGACGAGTCCTTTGTGAAAAGCGCTTCTCAAATGGGCATCGGCGAGGTTCAAGTGGCAAGTCTTGGCGTGCGTAAAGGTGCACGCGCTGACGTCAAAGAACTCGCTGAAAAGATGGTGACTGCGCATACCGCTCTGAATGCAGAAATCTCGGCTTTGGCCAAGAGCAAGAATGTCGCCATCTCGACTGTGACCGATCCAAGCGATACCGAAACACTGAAGGATCTCGAGAACACAGATACCGGAGACAATTTCGATAAGGCTTTCCTCGCCGAGCTGGAGTCAGCCCACAAGGATGCGATCGCGTTGTTTGAAGACGCAGCCAAAGACTCTGCGGATGCTGACGTCAAAAACTTGGCTTCCAAAGCGCTGCCAGAACTGCGCTCTCATCTCGACATGATTCAGGCTGCACAGAAGAAATAG
- a CDS encoding 4-alpha-glucanotransferase, producing the protein MPSLFVPKKVAGLLVPVFAMRRHEDMGIGDTLGVKESIDFCAAHHFAVLQLLPVHETVGDHSPYNPISSRALSPAYLTLNPDLVPGLTKEIIDRLAPEAWLAQLREGPVKHLSVHSLKLLILMEAYQSFTGLESNSSDLAEDFARFEEHAASWLPGYTLFRILVEEYDGNAHWEQWRPEHHSFAQAEQWFATHPEHAHLAQKRRGFAFIQWVAWRQWRDVRSYADSKNIRLMGEMSFGVSKNSADAWLSPELFDREWSMGTRPVSYFDTNKDSERWGQNWGLPPYRWENHRSEGFQWVRERVQSEAQFFHICRLDHLRGYFRGYMFPWQGGAQHAEFATLNEEEAKLKTQGLLPRFVPGPDDDETAAQMNDLQGREIISVMQEAAGQMGLVAELMGMMPDYMRQALDDLQMPNLTFPLLEKDDSGHLLHQNHFRVLSLVSYGNHDHAPLAATYARFREPPREPSGDLANLLAFARWEGAPPAELNSELLSSLQKSLFETPCLLAVLMCTDLIGTAQRFNLPGSYGSLTWCERMELPWQDMERHPLYGPRIQEAEKWLIHTGRA; encoded by the coding sequence ATGCCGAGTTTATTCGTCCCCAAAAAAGTTGCTGGGTTGCTGGTCCCCGTTTTTGCCATGCGTCGTCATGAGGACATGGGTATTGGTGATACCTTGGGCGTTAAGGAGTCCATAGACTTCTGCGCTGCGCATCACTTTGCCGTGCTCCAACTTTTGCCCGTGCATGAAACTGTGGGGGATCATAGCCCTTACAATCCGATCAGTTCTCGTGCTCTGTCACCCGCTTATCTTACCCTGAATCCAGATTTGGTTCCAGGCCTAACAAAAGAAATCATCGACCGCTTAGCTCCCGAAGCTTGGCTTGCCCAACTACGAGAAGGGCCAGTCAAACATCTGTCCGTACATTCGTTAAAGTTGCTAATCCTGATGGAGGCGTATCAAAGTTTTACGGGCCTGGAATCTAACTCCTCGGACCTTGCGGAGGATTTTGCCAGATTTGAAGAACATGCGGCTTCATGGCTTCCGGGTTACACGCTTTTCAGGATTCTCGTGGAAGAGTATGACGGCAATGCCCACTGGGAGCAGTGGCGCCCTGAGCATCATAGCTTCGCTCAGGCTGAGCAATGGTTTGCCACGCATCCTGAGCATGCGCATTTAGCTCAAAAACGTCGTGGCTTTGCCTTTATTCAATGGGTGGCATGGCGGCAGTGGAGGGATGTCCGAAGCTATGCGGACTCCAAAAATATTCGATTGATGGGCGAGATGTCGTTCGGTGTGTCCAAAAACAGCGCGGACGCATGGCTGTCGCCTGAACTGTTTGACCGAGAGTGGAGCATGGGGACGCGGCCGGTATCTTACTTCGATACCAATAAGGATTCCGAGAGGTGGGGACAAAACTGGGGCCTACCTCCATATCGCTGGGAAAATCATCGCTCGGAAGGATTCCAATGGGTTCGGGAACGGGTTCAGTCCGAAGCTCAGTTCTTCCACATTTGCAGGCTGGATCACCTACGCGGCTATTTCCGAGGCTACATGTTCCCTTGGCAAGGTGGCGCTCAGCACGCCGAGTTTGCCACGCTGAATGAAGAAGAGGCCAAGCTCAAGACACAAGGCCTGCTTCCCCGCTTCGTCCCTGGACCTGATGACGACGAAACAGCAGCTCAAATGAACGATCTTCAGGGTCGCGAAATCATCTCCGTGATGCAGGAAGCGGCTGGCCAGATGGGACTGGTAGCCGAACTCATGGGGATGATGCCCGACTACATGCGGCAAGCTCTCGACGACCTCCAGATGCCCAATCTCACCTTCCCTCTCCTTGAGAAGGATGACTCGGGACACCTGCTGCACCAGAATCATTTTCGCGTTTTGAGTTTAGTGTCTTATGGTAATCACGACCATGCTCCTCTTGCAGCGACTTACGCTCGCTTTCGAGAACCGCCAAGGGAGCCATCCGGCGATTTGGCCAACCTGCTAGCATTTGCAAGATGGGAAGGTGCCCCGCCTGCGGAGCTCAATAGTGAACTGCTCAGTTCACTCCAAAAATCACTTTTTGAGACTCCCTGCTTGCTTGCCGTCCTCATGTGCACAGACTTGATTGGAACGGCTCAGCGATTCAACCTGCCGGGCAGTTATGGCAGCTTGACCTGGTGCGAAAGGATGGAACTTCCGTGGCAAGACATGGAGCGCCATCCACTTTATGGCCCCCGCATTCAGGAGGCCGAAAAATGGCTGATTCACACAGGACGTGCCTGA
- a CDS encoding hybrid sensor histidine kinase/response regulator has translation MTEALPISSSSFAKKASPTASANLALPRASIKTLSSPHGAPPLVLVVDDQERNLQMVKKMLTNDGYRVITTLSGEKAIEAIGSHWPDLILLDVVMPDMDGFEVCEQIKNNPATQNIPIIFLSGDTGHQSIMKGFAKGGVDYISKPFNKSELLARVRTHVELHRSQVRHIKQMQERRHTLDLIAHEWHKPLQRLSMFMSAIHADMREAERPDSMQALGREAMKETERMIVSIEGFLKEQSAQSEALHESLAPWGITTDDLKSMVGKWYVTAKRKLVDLALSAPEPPLPVVGLSFAINQIVDAVLSNAVNFTPQSGHIEVRITQEEDRIVLHVIDDGPGFSEEYLRRQFQPFMQQKAGSSQPSLGVGLASAKRIADRIHATLMIGNHSRTSGGHVKVSFPSRNMDLPPIT, from the coding sequence ATGACAGAGGCCCTCCCAATCTCCTCATCCAGCTTTGCTAAAAAGGCTAGCCCAACGGCATCCGCTAATTTGGCTTTGCCCCGTGCATCAATAAAGACGCTTTCCTCGCCGCATGGCGCGCCGCCTCTTGTGCTTGTGGTGGATGATCAGGAGCGCAACCTTCAAATGGTTAAAAAGATGCTGACCAATGACGGCTACCGTGTGATCACGACCTTAAGCGGTGAAAAGGCCATCGAAGCCATCGGCAGTCATTGGCCGGATTTGATCCTGTTGGATGTTGTGATGCCTGACATGGATGGCTTTGAAGTATGCGAGCAGATCAAAAACAATCCAGCGACTCAAAATATCCCCATCATCTTTCTATCGGGCGATACCGGACACCAATCCATCATGAAGGGCTTTGCTAAAGGTGGGGTCGATTACATTTCCAAACCCTTCAACAAATCAGAACTCCTCGCTCGCGTTCGCACCCATGTTGAACTGCACCGGAGTCAGGTGCGCCATATCAAACAGATGCAGGAGCGCCGCCACACGTTGGATCTTATCGCCCATGAGTGGCATAAACCACTTCAACGTCTCTCCATGTTCATGTCAGCCATTCATGCAGACATGAGAGAGGCAGAGCGTCCAGACAGTATGCAAGCTCTGGGCCGGGAGGCCATGAAAGAGACCGAACGCATGATTGTCTCGATTGAAGGCTTTCTCAAGGAGCAATCCGCTCAGTCTGAAGCGTTGCATGAGTCGTTGGCCCCTTGGGGCATTACCACCGACGACCTTAAATCCATGGTCGGTAAATGGTATGTGACGGCGAAACGAAAACTTGTGGACCTCGCTCTCAGCGCTCCGGAGCCTCCCCTACCCGTTGTCGGCTTATCCTTTGCTATCAATCAGATTGTCGATGCCGTCTTGTCAAATGCGGTGAATTTCACGCCCCAGTCTGGGCATATCGAGGTTCGCATCACTCAAGAAGAAGACCGTATCGTCTTGCATGTGATTGACGACGGCCCAGGATTCTCCGAGGAATATCTTCGACGTCAGTTCCAGCCTTTCATGCAGCAAAAAGCAGGGAGTTCCCAACCCTCTTTGGGGGTCGGACTCGCCTCGGCGAAACGCATTGCTGATCGGATCCACGCCACTTTAATGATTGGCAATCATAGCCGTACATCCGGTGGACACGTGAAGGTGAGTTTCCCCTCACGCAATATGGATTTGCCTCCCATTACTTGA